The window TTCGTCGCGTTCTCCGCTTACTTGATTGTAACTCTGAAGCCTGGCAACAGGTTTACCCCAAGACTGATGTACGTCGCTGTTGTAACTGTGCTGTATCGTCTATTCTCGTAAGTTATTAAGCAGGAAACTTGATATCTATGTCTGACGGGGTTAGCTTTGGCTTTGGTGGTGTTTGAGTTGAAAGACGAGGTCTTGGGCACGTACGGGGTCTGCTTCGCCGTAGAACACGCAGTGGAAGGGCAGTATCTCAGGTTGCACGCAAAGTTGCACAACCCGCCGTAGTTGGCATCGCCGTTGGCAGGGTAGCCGAGGACGCCTGTCGACTTGGGCTGCTTGATGGCTTCGCCCATGTTGGCGCAGACACAGGCGCTGGACGGGCAGTAGCCGTACTTGCAGGTGAACTTGCAGATGTCGTTCGTGAAGGTGCCCTCGCCCCAGCCCTGGATGCAAGTCTGCTCGGACAGGTCTCTTGGGGGTTTGCCAGAGACGGAGCCGCTCGCGGAAGCCGATCCTACCCACGGGTTCCAGTTGACGACACCGGATGTACAGCTTCCGGAGATACCTTGGGGCACCGAGTAGTCGATGACCACGCTGCTCCCTCTCACGACTTGTGCGTGCCAGGCGCCGCCAGCACCAAGGACCGGGATGCTTGTGTGGTAGATTCCGACACCGCCGTCGGGCATGTAGTCCCAGTCGCTGATGGAATAGTCGGTGCCTCCGAAGGAGACCTTGAGCTCGGCCGGTCTGGCCAAGAGAACCGAGAAGTAAATGCGGTCCGGCGTCACTTGGCCCGGCAAATACTCGAACTGCAGATGGCTGGCCGTGTTGGCGGTAGTGGAGCCGTCAGCGCAGACATCGTTGAGGAATGTGCGGAACCAAGTCACCATGCTCTCCTTTGTGACAGAGGACGTGCCGGTCTTAAAGAGATCAATGAGGAACGGGAGGTGCTTTCTCCAGCCGTCGTGAGGCATGTCCTTGACGTAGTTGTAAGGGGCGTCTCCAACAGTGAAGGCTTCGTGCTGAGAATCGTCGAGGGGCCCAATGTAGTGAGACTCCCCGTAGTCGTTCCAGCTGACTGCTTCAACTTCCCCACGGCCGCCGGGAGCACACTCTGAATCCCGACCGCGGCAGTCTGACATCGAGTAAGTGAGCCTCAGCAAGTTGCTTGCGGTTACGGACCCTGTGATGAGTTACAGCTGACAAAGCTTTTGAAGTACTGTCTTTACCCTACCCATAACCCCGATTCCTATGAAACAACGGGTTTACCACCGTCAGCATCGTCCCGATCTGggccgacgatgaccttTGAGGTGACCGAAGCCAACTGCAAGCGGATCATCAGCACAATGGTCGAATCCAGCTCCCAGTGTGGGGATTTGACTGTTGCGCGATTTGTCGTGCAGAGATGAGGCTCGGAAGACTGCCAAGATAGACTCGGCTTCCGAGCTTCGCAGAATGTATAAACAACCAATTGATGCCTATTCGATCTATTTCCGTCATTGGCGTCATCCTGTACTTGTCTCCCTACATCAAAGTGAAGGTAATCTACTTGTTCAGCAGTGCATGGCATGGAATAACAGTACAATACAAAAGAGATTATTAATCAGCATAGCTACAGCCCAACACTATATAACTTAGTAAGCTGGTCACCGAAGACTCGTAATTTCCAATCTGGAAGGCGTCTCTGACGTAACacggagtgcacagtcggATGTTGTTCGTTCTGTCTTCCCCCACCAGTATACAGCTTGTCTTGACTTTCACCATCCGGCTTGGAACATGTTATTTCTCGGCGTGACTTCTATACTGCAGTATCCAAAAAAACCGCAATCTTCCCCAGATTCCCGTCGGGCCACTGCACAAAGCGGACATACTTGGGATTTCGGGAGACTCGGGGAAGTGATATAGCTTAAGCTCCTCACACGGAGTCTATCCGCGCATTTATTTCTGTATCATGGGTAGAAACAGTGTCACGGGGTGGTATTGCCAAGAGCCCAAGGTCCGAAAAGAACAAAGGACTTCAGGTATTGGAACTACTCAG is drawn from Colletotrichum destructivum chromosome 6, complete sequence and contains these coding sequences:
- a CDS encoding Putative glycoside hydrolase family 71; the protein is MSDCRGRDSECAPGGRGEVEAVSWNDYGESHYIGPLDDSQHEAFTVGDAPYNYVKDMPHDGWRKHLPFLIDLFKTGTSSVTKESMVTWFRTFLNDVCADGSTTANTASHLQFEYLPGQVTPDRIYFSVLLARPAELKVSFGGTDYSISDWDYMPDGGVGIYHTSIPVLGAGGAWHAQVVRGSSVVIDYSVPQGISGSCTSGVVNWNPWVGSASASGSVSGKPPRDLSEQTCIQGWGEGTFTNDICKFTCKYGYCPSSACVCANMGEAIKQPKSTGVLGYPANGDANYGGLCNFACNLRYCPSTACSTAKQTPYVPKTSSFNSNTTKAKANPVRHRYQVSCLITYENRRYSTVTTATYISLGVNLLPGFRVTIK